In Akkermansia muciniphila, one DNA window encodes the following:
- a CDS encoding M15 family metallopeptidase: MANSISDLQKDTFYWQRLLRLAGYYHGAIDGIPGNGTRAGAERWATDADRYKMETGCFDERTERNISTLLPEAQKAARQWFKLALDKAINQEYEVKIICGTRTYAEQEALYGQRPKVTNARGGQSWHNFGLAWDFGIFQGRNYLANHPLYATLGKLYAKIDGLDWGGTWKSFTDPPHLQLHQFGSISEARRSFET, translated from the coding sequence ATGGCTAACAGCATTTCCGACCTTCAGAAAGATACCTTCTATTGGCAAAGGCTCTTGCGTCTGGCCGGATACTACCACGGAGCCATTGACGGCATTCCCGGCAACGGCACGCGGGCCGGAGCGGAACGCTGGGCTACGGACGCCGACCGATACAAAATGGAGACCGGATGCTTTGACGAACGCACTGAACGGAACATCTCCACCCTGCTGCCGGAAGCGCAAAAAGCCGCCCGGCAATGGTTCAAACTGGCCCTGGATAAAGCCATCAACCAGGAATATGAAGTAAAAATTATCTGCGGAACGCGCACGTATGCCGAACAGGAGGCCCTCTACGGACAACGCCCGAAAGTAACGAATGCCCGTGGCGGCCAAAGTTGGCACAACTTCGGACTGGCCTGGGATTTTGGAATTTTCCAGGGCCGCAACTACCTGGCAAATCATCCTCTTTACGCCACTCTGGGTAAACTTTACGCAAAGATTGACGGCCTGGACTGGGGAGGAACATGGAAATCCTTTACAGATCCGCCGCATTTGCAGCTCCATCAATTCGGAAGCATTTCCGAAGCGCGCAGAAGTTTCGAAACATAA
- a CDS encoding glycosyltransferase — translation MSSPIKRLFVNGFPSLYGGAGTELHHQIIVWRKMGVEVHLIPSWDYHGEPLYNEMVSLGVIMHAPADWSAVQPSDPVLGFCNADFLNALSEIRRHTKRTVFINCMTWLFPREKEAMQKGEIAMFLYQNEAVRQETMPVLRKLNGDPQVQFLTFRPYFHAESFPFIRERDEDFFGCGRISRQDADKFATNTLRIYDAFVSPVEKRGLFLGFDKRSEAKIGRPFDWIRTARNQREVSQQDFYRHCRIILQPTDTTENWPRIGFEAMASGSVLIVDNRGGWRQMVEHGKTGWLCGSERDFIYYASKMACEPNLRDDMAEAARARGRALGGLDVSLESWKEVLEAMARLPE, via the coding sequence ATGAGCAGTCCAATCAAAAGATTATTCGTCAACGGGTTCCCGAGCCTCTACGGAGGAGCGGGAACGGAACTTCATCACCAGATCATTGTCTGGCGCAAGATGGGCGTGGAAGTCCATCTCATTCCCTCCTGGGATTACCACGGGGAGCCTCTTTACAACGAGATGGTTTCTCTGGGCGTCATCATGCACGCCCCCGCGGACTGGTCGGCCGTTCAGCCCAGCGACCCCGTGCTCGGTTTCTGCAATGCCGATTTCCTCAATGCCTTGTCGGAAATACGCAGGCATACGAAACGCACTGTTTTCATCAACTGCATGACATGGCTTTTCCCCAGGGAAAAGGAGGCCATGCAGAAGGGGGAAATCGCCATGTTCCTCTATCAGAATGAAGCCGTCCGCCAAGAAACCATGCCCGTGCTGCGCAAGCTCAACGGCGACCCGCAAGTGCAGTTCCTGACCTTCAGGCCTTATTTCCATGCGGAATCCTTTCCCTTTATCCGGGAACGAGATGAAGATTTCTTCGGCTGTGGGCGCATCTCCCGCCAGGATGCCGACAAGTTCGCGACCAACACCCTGCGTATCTACGACGCGTTCGTATCCCCCGTGGAGAAGCGCGGCCTTTTTCTCGGTTTTGACAAGAGGAGCGAAGCCAAGATAGGTCGGCCCTTCGACTGGATTCGGACTGCCCGCAATCAAAGGGAAGTTTCCCAGCAGGATTTTTATCGGCACTGCCGGATCATCCTCCAGCCGACGGATACGACGGAAAACTGGCCCCGCATCGGCTTTGAGGCGATGGCCAGCGGGAGCGTGCTCATTGTGGATAACCGGGGCGGGTGGCGGCAGATGGTGGAGCACGGCAAAACAGGATGGCTGTGCGGCAGCGAAAGGGATTTCATCTACTACGCTTCCAAAATGGCCTGCGAACCGAATCTTCGCGACGACATGGCGGAGGCGGCCCGCGCGCGCGGCCGGGCGCTGGGCGGGCTGGATGTTTCCCTGGAGAGCTGGAAGGAAGTGCTGGAGGCGATGGCAAGGCTCCCGGAATGA
- a CDS encoding RHS repeat-associated core domain-containing protein, with the protein MRTVYTYTPYGEVTAEGDVALPIQWSREYNDDELGLVYYNYRHLNPHDGRRISRDPIMKQGGWNLYLSLKNNSYLVVDYLGTIPPPGGVWTGTTGYESLRIPSSVPSNSRKKNLTKVLWKGIKRKVIVVAKTIEKYNITTRLQGALQVMGGGFEATAGSAGLLAPEPTAMSKVIGAILYVHGNDVAQAGLRVLITGEYNSTMTHEAITSAAKAVGVSPQFSENIATGAEIALGAKALSTPVKSCCPTIIVEAENVEVTTVSRWGAELKPNTWVMEGEPTLWNYIWSGKWQPGMGNKFSPPWKVQSYVVPKKSIECPGGKGIDGAIKLLVPAKQRIYKP; encoded by the coding sequence CTGCGCACAGTCTACACTTACACGCCTTACGGAGAAGTCACCGCCGAAGGGGATGTCGCCCTGCCCATCCAGTGGAGCCGCGAATACAACGATGATGAGCTTGGGCTGGTCTACTACAACTACCGGCATCTCAATCCGCACGACGGCAGGCGGATCAGCCGCGATCCCATCATGAAACAGGGCGGGTGGAATCTGTATTTATCTTTAAAAAATAATTCTTACCTCGTTGTTGATTATCTAGGCACTATTCCTCCTCCTGGTGGAGTTTGGACAGGTACTACTGGGTATGAATCATTAAGAATACCATCATCAGTACCATCAAATTCAAGAAAAAAGAATTTGACTAAAGTTTTGTGGAAAGGCATAAAACGAAAGGTAATTGTTGTTGCAAAAACTATTGAAAAATATAATATTACTACAAGGCTTCAAGGAGCTTTACAGGTAATGGGAGGTGGATTTGAAGCAACTGCAGGATCTGCAGGTCTTTTGGCTCCAGAGCCTACAGCAATGTCTAAAGTCATTGGAGCTATTTTATATGTGCATGGAAATGATGTTGCCCAAGCTGGTCTTAGGGTTCTTATTACTGGAGAATATAATTCAACAATGACACATGAAGCAATAACTAGTGCTGCAAAGGCAGTTGGTGTTTCTCCGCAATTCTCCGAAAATATTGCTACGGGTGCAGAAATTGCATTAGGGGCAAAAGCATTATCAACTCCTGTGAAATCTTGTTGTCCAACAATCATAGTAGAAGCCGAAAATGTTGAAGTAACTACTGTATCTAGATGGGGAGCTGAATTAAAACCTAATACTTGGGTCATGGAAGGAGAGCCAACATTATGGAATTATATTTGGTCTGGAAAATGGCAGCCAGGAATGGGGAATAAATTTTCTCCTCCTTGGAAAGTCCAATCGTATGTCGTTCCCAAAAAGTCCATCGAATGTCCGGGAGGAAAAGGAATTGATGGGGCTATAAAATTACTCGTTCCTGCTAAACAAAGAATTTATAAACCTTAA
- a CDS encoding RHS repeat domain-containing protein, with translation MYTNEQQNDAPTLNRGSANKMNPNPAAGLPGADGQPGAPGAATSLNAISTPIQPYGADTVIYEKSDNFVQTSAGADVFMSPVNDTFNVPEGGATAVASLTVDDWGKLTISGPGGTFELDLTPDADEPGELGGHQEWTKSGSFELSEGTYALSITHQNIDIPHNEYNQSVCRYSVTVTAHGSSGGSSSSSSSSSSDVPPEEKEICCRCGTCTDTEGNEYTIAAEKLPGDPGVEICMSQAEFLAGGGAPSPAAFSLRAAENARETAEACGGLKYVSPWAWRAHLDETSGLITIMPPAGAALYFNVQAGSDAALPAGISRKRDFRVQLLDETLAPAASGAPAYLSLVDADGQNIRFSAETGAVVAMTSASGKVLLAEDYFRNVNNTYDPAGNLVSSYSAAEGLMRTRTGADGELVLEWYAPAAVTALADGTYEVTGEPYKTSSYLSSEENGVRTTVITRQQRGLPAHTITRTEEPGKVSIAKGQGDDTIIRTIETNRLYGGLSERIETVRGINDAEPVACNRSVRQYTDGGWLLVSETEAFNTPLARTTSYEYNSQYRVSRINRPDGGYTRYEYDGEGRVTLEATPWAGGGEQVTRTEYAGLRFYDNRPARIAESRVLSDGTEIELTAAAYAYERSPLMERVTKTVTAAGSGQEQTSVEETYGEAAAYPYAAGQTKFTRDIAGVETFYNYEAAAEHGAAHKKTAVTKVGGELAAGQSRKTESFLAANDTVLVEQESVWDGDNWLLLSSGAHEYDEEGRRTKTTRGNGRVSATSWMCCGKLSETDEDGILTSYGYNSAHQLVETIRSEISDGNTVITPETITTYTRDAAGRALQTRRDRGAMTTTESVEYDRLGRIVRQTDVLGRVTATAYSEDGLTETVTTPAGATLVTERHPDGSVLHEYGTGQRERRHVYDIDHNCLRETVTLAGQTTILSRTLVNGFGQSVLQVTPTTAGFLYDHSEYNAQGRLIRTWRDTGTQEGAVAMAPMLYEYDAFGNMTRETLALAEQPAPDNSPIREYAFSVENAEDGVYLVTAQTRYHADGHPLVSVRKQLLSELSEVLETKTINIDERGLTSAEWTEYAENTKRIQKSVIPSSSVTAQTVAADGLMLSQQNHAGITETAARAYTATGVTLTRTDGRGNTTTVRTDLAGRAVSVTEAAGNETVTQYDARFDLAAVVTDALGNTTCAGYDARGRKTAEWGTGTQPLLMGYDEADRLVSLTTFRAAQEGDIAEDPTGRADGDTTAWSYDDATGLETRKTYADGTHVDKTWDAFNRLATETNARGIVKTRTYEQARGLLAGISYSDATPGQSFAYDHLGQLTQITDAAGTRTFACNPYGEPETDCLEANGLSWQVSELYDGLGRQAGYELSADGRRVQQERLSYDGKGRLSALAAEGMENPFSWTYCEQGGLVEQLAYPNGMTRVNTYESSRDLLSVIDYQRPGSTNPPARHEYDYDALGRPTRRRDTWNTAEPKTTRLFTYNSRGELIGDQLRPGGRFGYQYDNIGNRKEAFEFGNTTDYETDELNRYAGIAGNGAAAFVPQYDADGNQTLVKTSTGIWTITYNAENRPVKFESEDGGTTVECAYDSMGRRFEKKVTVGGTTGFHARYLYRDYLQVAECDLTGETPKLVRSYLWDPSEPQATRVLAMTRWEANGTQVKEHLYCMHDAMKNVTSLFGEARGRRALYEYRPYGGLVTSEGNMAQENKFRFSCEYMDDELGLIYYNYRHLNPRDGRWISRDPIAEQGGWNLFAFVGNNGVNRWDYLGEFYKGTWYSAFKYSYSSTPVDKALWISGKFSIAGVLTKTAMDHADGAISGNWTLNAAEAEIAKKEFESSSKHDASGKSFKDWFENYLKVNYCSKPDGMYKMKTYAHNFKSNKGTDIYTAFGDARLTFDGEICKMKESGKCIVEYLINVNLTDYYTFISPANRKLATTFRGQKSPTAVGYRLEDSGYLRPFHVNGKWEMRGRKEF, from the coding sequence ATGTATACCAACGAACAACAAAACGACGCCCCCACGTTGAACAGGGGGTCCGCCAACAAGATGAACCCCAACCCCGCCGCCGGGCTTCCCGGGGCGGACGGCCAGCCTGGCGCGCCTGGCGCCGCGACATCCCTCAATGCCATATCCACCCCCATCCAGCCCTACGGCGCGGATACTGTCATCTATGAAAAATCCGACAACTTCGTTCAGACGTCTGCCGGAGCCGATGTCTTCATGTCCCCCGTCAACGACACCTTCAACGTCCCGGAAGGCGGGGCCACGGCCGTGGCCAGCCTGACGGTGGACGACTGGGGCAAGCTGACCATCTCCGGCCCGGGCGGCACCTTCGAACTGGACCTGACCCCTGACGCCGATGAACCCGGAGAACTGGGAGGCCACCAGGAATGGACCAAATCAGGCTCCTTTGAACTATCCGAAGGAACGTACGCCCTCTCCATCACGCACCAGAACATCGACATACCGCACAACGAATACAACCAATCCGTATGCCGCTATTCCGTGACGGTGACTGCCCATGGAAGCTCCGGCGGTTCATCCAGCTCCTCCAGCAGCTCCTCTTCGGACGTGCCGCCGGAAGAAAAGGAAATCTGCTGCCGTTGCGGTACGTGCACGGACACGGAAGGCAACGAATACACCATTGCGGCGGAAAAACTGCCGGGTGACCCCGGCGTGGAAATCTGCATGTCCCAGGCCGAATTCCTGGCCGGGGGAGGGGCTCCGTCTCCCGCGGCCTTCAGCCTCCGCGCCGCGGAAAACGCCCGTGAAACGGCGGAAGCCTGCGGCGGCCTGAAATACGTAAGCCCATGGGCCTGGCGCGCCCATCTGGACGAAACGTCCGGCCTCATCACCATCATGCCGCCGGCGGGCGCCGCGCTTTACTTCAACGTGCAGGCCGGTTCCGATGCGGCCCTCCCCGCGGGCATCTCCCGCAAGCGCGACTTCAGGGTGCAGCTGCTGGACGAAACCCTGGCGCCTGCCGCTTCCGGCGCCCCCGCCTACCTTTCCCTGGTGGACGCGGACGGGCAAAACATCCGCTTCTCCGCGGAAACCGGCGCCGTGGTCGCCATGACCTCCGCCTCCGGCAAAGTGCTCCTGGCGGAAGACTACTTCCGCAATGTAAACAATACGTATGATCCTGCGGGCAACCTGGTAAGCAGCTACAGCGCCGCGGAGGGGCTGATGCGCACCCGGACCGGAGCGGACGGAGAACTCGTCCTGGAATGGTACGCTCCCGCCGCCGTCACGGCTCTGGCCGACGGAACATACGAAGTAACGGGAGAACCCTATAAAACCTCCTCCTACCTGTCCTCGGAAGAAAACGGCGTGCGGACCACCGTCATCACGCGCCAGCAGCGCGGACTGCCGGCCCACACCATCACCCGTACGGAAGAACCCGGCAAAGTCAGCATCGCCAAAGGCCAGGGGGACGACACCATCATCCGCACCATTGAAACCAACCGCCTCTACGGAGGCCTCTCGGAACGCATCGAAACCGTCAGAGGCATCAACGACGCCGAGCCGGTCGCCTGCAACCGCAGCGTCAGGCAATACACGGACGGCGGCTGGCTGCTGGTAAGCGAAACGGAAGCCTTCAACACGCCGCTGGCGCGGACGACCTCCTACGAATACAACAGCCAGTACCGCGTCTCCCGCATCAACCGTCCGGACGGCGGCTACACGCGCTATGAATACGACGGCGAAGGACGGGTCACGCTTGAGGCGACGCCCTGGGCCGGCGGAGGAGAACAGGTAACCCGGACCGAATACGCCGGCCTGCGCTTCTACGACAACCGTCCGGCGCGTATCGCCGAATCCCGGGTGCTGTCCGACGGCACGGAAATCGAACTGACGGCCGCCGCTTACGCCTATGAGCGCTCCCCCCTCATGGAACGTGTGACCAAAACCGTGACTGCCGCCGGTTCCGGCCAGGAACAGACAAGCGTGGAAGAAACGTATGGAGAAGCCGCCGCCTATCCCTATGCCGCCGGGCAAACCAAATTCACCCGGGACATTGCCGGCGTGGAAACCTTCTATAACTATGAGGCGGCCGCGGAACACGGCGCCGCGCACAAAAAGACGGCCGTTACCAAGGTCGGCGGCGAACTGGCGGCCGGACAGAGCCGCAAGACGGAATCATTCCTTGCCGCCAACGACACGGTGCTTGTTGAACAGGAAAGCGTCTGGGATGGCGACAACTGGCTGCTGCTCTCAAGCGGCGCCCATGAATACGACGAAGAAGGCCGCCGCACGAAAACCACCCGGGGCAACGGCCGCGTCAGCGCCACGTCCTGGATGTGCTGCGGCAAGCTCTCGGAAACGGACGAAGACGGAATCCTGACGTCGTACGGCTACAACAGCGCCCACCAGCTGGTGGAAACCATCCGTTCGGAAATCAGCGACGGAAACACGGTCATTACCCCGGAAACCATCACCACCTACACCCGGGACGCCGCCGGGCGCGCCCTGCAGACGCGCCGGGACAGGGGAGCCATGACCACGACGGAAAGCGTGGAATACGACAGGCTCGGCCGTATCGTCAGGCAAACCGATGTGTTGGGCCGCGTGACGGCGACAGCCTACAGCGAAGACGGCCTGACGGAAACCGTCACGACGCCCGCCGGCGCCACCCTCGTCACCGAACGTCACCCCGACGGCTCCGTACTCCATGAATACGGCACGGGACAGCGCGAACGCCGCCATGTCTATGACATCGACCATAACTGCCTGAGGGAAACCGTTACCCTGGCCGGCCAGACCACCATCCTCTCCCGGACCCTGGTCAACGGCTTCGGACAAAGCGTCCTGCAAGTGACGCCCACGACTGCCGGGTTCCTGTATGACCATTCCGAATATAATGCACAGGGGCGCCTCATCCGCACATGGAGAGATACGGGAACGCAGGAGGGGGCCGTCGCCATGGCGCCCATGCTCTACGAATACGACGCCTTCGGCAACATGACCAGGGAAACGCTCGCCCTGGCGGAGCAGCCCGCACCGGACAACAGCCCCATCCGGGAATATGCCTTCAGCGTGGAAAACGCGGAAGACGGCGTCTATCTGGTCACGGCGCAAACCCGCTACCATGCAGATGGACATCCGCTCGTCTCCGTACGGAAGCAGCTCCTGTCTGAACTCTCCGAAGTTCTGGAAACAAAAACCATAAATATCGACGAACGCGGCTTGACTTCGGCGGAATGGACGGAGTATGCTGAAAATACGAAAAGAATCCAAAAGAGCGTTATCCCCTCTTCCAGCGTCACGGCTCAAACGGTGGCGGCGGACGGCCTGATGCTCTCGCAGCAGAACCACGCGGGCATCACGGAAACGGCCGCCCGCGCCTATACGGCCACGGGCGTGACCCTGACCCGCACGGACGGCCGCGGCAACACAACGACGGTCCGGACCGACCTGGCCGGACGCGCCGTCAGCGTGACGGAAGCCGCCGGAAATGAAACCGTCACGCAGTACGACGCCCGCTTTGACCTGGCCGCCGTAGTGACGGACGCGCTGGGAAATACGACGTGCGCCGGATACGACGCCAGAGGCCGGAAAACGGCCGAATGGGGAACGGGGACGCAGCCCCTGCTGATGGGCTACGACGAGGCGGACCGCCTGGTGAGCCTGACCACCTTCCGCGCGGCGCAGGAAGGAGACATCGCGGAAGACCCCACCGGCCGCGCGGACGGCGACACCACCGCCTGGAGCTATGACGACGCCACGGGGCTGGAAACGCGCAAAACCTATGCCGACGGAACGCACGTGGACAAAACCTGGGACGCCTTCAACAGGCTCGCCACGGAAACAAACGCCCGCGGCATCGTGAAGACCCGCACTTACGAACAGGCCCGCGGGCTGCTGGCGGGAATCAGCTACTCGGACGCCACGCCCGGCCAGAGCTTCGCCTACGACCACCTCGGCCAATTGACGCAAATCACGGATGCCGCCGGAACGCGGACCTTCGCCTGCAATCCCTACGGAGAACCGGAAACAGACTGCCTTGAGGCAAACGGCCTCTCCTGGCAGGTCTCCGAACTCTATGACGGGCTCGGCCGTCAGGCAGGGTATGAATTAAGCGCAGACGGCCGCCGCGTCCAGCAGGAGCGCCTGTCCTATGACGGCAAAGGCCGCCTCTCCGCCCTCGCGGCGGAAGGCATGGAAAACCCCTTCTCCTGGACCTACTGCGAACAGGGAGGGCTTGTGGAACAACTCGCCTACCCCAACGGCATGACCCGGGTCAACACCTATGAAAGCAGCCGCGACCTCCTCTCCGTCATCGACTACCAGAGGCCCGGAAGCACCAACCCGCCGGCGAGACATGAATACGACTACGACGCGCTGGGCCGTCCGACCCGGCGCAGGGACACGTGGAACACGGCGGAGCCCAAAACGACGCGTTTGTTCACCTACAACAGCCGCGGCGAACTGATCGGAGACCAGCTCAGGCCCGGAGGGCGCTTCGGCTACCAGTACGACAACATCGGCAACCGGAAGGAAGCCTTCGAATTCGGCAACACGACGGACTATGAAACCGATGAACTCAACCGATACGCGGGCATCGCCGGAAATGGCGCGGCGGCATTCGTTCCCCAATACGACGCCGACGGCAACCAGACGCTGGTGAAAACTTCCACCGGCATCTGGACAATCACCTACAACGCCGAAAACCGGCCTGTGAAATTTGAAAGCGAGGACGGCGGGACAACCGTGGAATGCGCCTACGACTCCATGGGCAGGAGGTTTGAGAAAAAAGTGACGGTCGGAGGGACAACGGGCTTCCACGCGCGCTACCTCTACCGGGACTACCTGCAGGTGGCGGAGTGCGACTTGACCGGGGAAACGCCGAAGCTTGTGCGCAGCTACCTCTGGGACCCCTCGGAACCTCAGGCCACGCGCGTCCTGGCCATGACGCGCTGGGAGGCGAACGGGACGCAAGTGAAAGAGCATCTCTACTGCATGCACGACGCGATGAAGAACGTCACTTCCCTCTTCGGGGAAGCGCGCGGACGCCGCGCCCTGTATGAATACCGTCCGTATGGAGGGCTGGTCACGTCGGAAGGCAACATGGCGCAAGAGAACAAATTCCGCTTCTCGTGCGAATACATGGACGACGAGCTCGGCCTCATCTACTACAACTACCGGCATCTCAATCCGCGCGACGGCAGGTGGATCAGCCGAGATCCCATCGCGGAACAGGGCGGTTGGAATTTGTTCGCCTTTGTAGGAAATAACGGAGTGAACAGATGGGATTATCTTGGAGAATTTTATAAAGGAACTTGGTATAGTGCTTTTAAATATTCCTACAGCAGTACTCCGGTAGACAAGGCTCTGTGGATTAGTGGTAAATTTTCCATTGCTGGGGTATTGACAAAAACTGCAATGGATCATGCAGACGGAGCTATCTCAGGTAATTGGACACTTAATGCCGCTGAAGCTGAAATTGCAAAAAAAGAGTTTGAAAGTTCAAGTAAGCATGACGCATCTGGAAAATCATTTAAAGATTGGTTTGAAAATTATCTGAAGGTAAACTATTGTTCTAAACCTGATGGGATGTATAAAATGAAAACATACGCGCATAATTTCAAATCTAATAAAGGTACAGATATATATACCGCTTTTGGTGATGCACGACTTACATTTGATGGTGAAATATGTAAAATGAAGGAGTCAGGAAAATGTATTGTAGAATACCTTATTAATGTTAATTTAACTGATTACTATACATTTATAAGTCCTGCGAATAGAAAATTAGCAACAACTTTCCGAGGTCAAAAATCACCTACAGCTGTCGGATATCGATTAGAAGATAGTGGATATTTGCGACCTTTCCATGTTAATGGGAAATGGGAGATGAGAGGGCGTAAAGAGTTTTAA
- a CDS encoding alpha-1,2-fucosyltransferase, producing MNKKYVSPCFLPGMRLGNIMFTLAAACAHSRNVGVECRVPWTYNDASLMLRARLGGWVLPSTPCGTNEPPSWQEPSFSYCPIPARIRTGGLRGYFQSARYLEGQEAFIRALFAPLTAEKEPGSVGIHIRLGDYRRLRDKHRILDPDFLRRAAGHLSPGKNRLVLFSDEPDEAAEMLARMPAFGRFALEIDRGSPCESLRRMTAMEELVMSCSSFSWWGAWLGNTRNVIVPRDWFVGGVEDYRDIYLPHWVTL from the coding sequence ATGAATAAAAAATATGTTTCCCCGTGTTTCCTGCCCGGCATGCGACTGGGTAACATCATGTTCACGCTGGCGGCCGCCTGCGCCCACTCCCGGAACGTAGGTGTGGAGTGCCGGGTGCCCTGGACCTATAACGACGCTTCCCTGATGCTGCGTGCCCGGCTCGGCGGCTGGGTGCTCCCTTCTACGCCGTGCGGCACCAATGAACCTCCATCCTGGCAGGAGCCTTCCTTTTCCTATTGTCCGATTCCCGCCCGCATCCGGACGGGCGGGCTTCGCGGCTACTTCCAGAGCGCGCGGTATTTGGAAGGGCAGGAAGCGTTCATCCGGGCGCTTTTTGCGCCTCTCACCGCGGAGAAGGAGCCCGGCTCCGTTGGCATTCACATCCGGCTTGGAGACTACAGGCGTCTCCGGGACAAGCACCGCATTCTGGACCCTGATTTCCTGCGGCGAGCCGCAGGCCATTTATCACCCGGGAAGAACCGTCTGGTGCTGTTCAGTGATGAGCCGGACGAGGCGGCGGAGATGCTTGCGCGCATGCCGGCATTCGGTCGTTTTGCGCTGGAGATTGACCGCGGCTCTCCGTGCGAATCCCTCCGCCGCATGACAGCGATGGAGGAACTCGTTATGTCCTGTTCTTCCTTTTCCTGGTGGGGCGCGTGGCTGGGAAATACCCGGAATGTCATCGTTCCGCGCGACTGGTTTGTCGGCGGTGTGGAAGACTACCGGGATATTTACCTTCCCCATTGGGTGACACTGTAA
- a CDS encoding SPFH domain-containing protein, which translates to MNKSPKTAFSLLIPAVIFIAVGTAIFAFQNFSNKRVLSGFAGYVYSKPIFGQNRFEGILIGPSSTGWAWRKEVSKVSITPDTTVEEFDARNGGAILGKDKLPISCKASLVYRLDPSRVKEFMEDYGGIAQSSGRNDDEVADEIMLFAYKNFIQQPFRTAVRAELSQYNALDASGSLQKISDNVYTQLSKRLDGTPFIVDSVAVGETNPPQAIIESVVRKVQTTQENERKETELQIARKDIAIQRARGEAEGAMKMEIARQEANANLARGEAEAKVIVMRGKAQAEAALEAARAEAEGLALKEKAMGPNMLRAKAFENMLNNAKVYLPSGKDAEGNMSVLGILNLDKEPAK; encoded by the coding sequence ATGAATAAATCTCCCAAAACCGCCTTCTCCCTGCTTATTCCCGCCGTCATCTTCATCGCTGTGGGCACCGCTATCTTCGCCTTCCAGAATTTCAGCAACAAGCGCGTATTGTCCGGCTTTGCCGGCTATGTTTATTCCAAACCCATTTTCGGACAGAACAGGTTTGAAGGCATCCTGATCGGGCCGTCCTCCACGGGATGGGCGTGGAGAAAGGAAGTCAGCAAAGTTTCCATCACTCCGGATACCACGGTGGAGGAATTCGACGCCCGCAATGGAGGAGCTATCCTGGGCAAGGACAAGCTCCCCATCTCCTGCAAGGCCTCTCTTGTTTACCGTCTGGATCCGTCCCGGGTGAAGGAATTCATGGAAGACTACGGAGGCATCGCCCAAAGCTCCGGCCGCAATGACGATGAAGTGGCGGACGAGATCATGCTCTTTGCCTACAAAAATTTCATTCAGCAGCCTTTCCGCACAGCCGTGCGGGCGGAATTAAGCCAGTACAATGCCCTGGACGCCTCCGGCAGCCTGCAAAAAATCTCCGACAACGTTTACACGCAGTTAAGCAAGCGGCTGGACGGCACCCCCTTTATTGTGGACTCCGTAGCCGTGGGAGAAACAAATCCCCCGCAGGCCATCATTGAATCCGTCGTCAGGAAAGTTCAGACGACTCAGGAAAACGAACGCAAGGAAACGGAACTGCAAATCGCCCGGAAAGATATCGCCATCCAGCGCGCACGCGGGGAGGCGGAAGGCGCCATGAAAATGGAAATAGCGCGCCAGGAAGCAAACGCCAATCTGGCCCGGGGGGAAGCGGAGGCCAAAGTCATTGTCATGCGGGGCAAAGCTCAGGCGGAAGCCGCCCTGGAAGCGGCCCGGGCGGAAGCGGAAGGACTGGCGCTGAAGGAAAAGGCCATGGGACCGAACATGCTCCGCGCCAAGGCTTTTGAAAACATGCTGAACAATGCGAAAGTCTACCTTCCCTCCGGAAAAGATGCGGAAGGAAATATGTCTGTGCTGGGCATCCTGAACCTGGACAAGGAACCCGCCAAATAA